In Ammoniphilus sp. CFH 90114, a single window of DNA contains:
- a CDS encoding aspartyl-phosphate phosphatase Spo0E family protein produces the protein MVYMESTSSSNKFCMDALLEEIYFLRRRLNEMSREIGSFSNPRLVEVSQLLDKKLNDYEQLKLKKTS, from the coding sequence ATGGTATATATGGAGTCTACATCATCCAGTAATAAATTTTGTATGGATGCTTTGTTGGAAGAGATTTATTTTCTTCGCCGCCGCTTAAATGAAATGAGCCGAGAGATAGGTAGTTTTTCTAATCCAAGGCTTGTTGAAGTAAGCCAACTATTAGATAAGAAACTTAATGATTACGAACAGTTAAAATTAAAGAAGACCTCATAA
- a CDS encoding VanW family protein encodes MQKVHKRLLAVLVVFALISSVLGWVYWYGNRPDIPHGVYLYDWHIGGMLPSQVEEEWKEKADQILNKEVELILPDSIQDQVERSLPLKEILDLREKEVMHDLLSFQKEASVWKRALYRWEARQGIEYRVSFEWKEEELPRTFRKRWPELFESQPKEAKRIITPEDEVKFEDDKSVQHPDLVALSEQVQKLTAEEIWTQSAYSITVPLKEIRAQVTKEHLVEEGISRKLSEFTTSYSTQTDGRTHNVEATAAVLHDTILRPDEIFSYRQVIQETEKKFGYKPAPVILNGEITQGIGGGVCQISTTLYNAVLLSDLKLVERRNHSLPVSYVPLGLDATYTDWGIDFRFQNTTGKHLLVRTEAKNGKLTVKLFGTGPEGKEIKIQTETVRVIPPKVETRKDPTLSAGQTKVIREGKSGYQVHVYKLVKEEGKPDQKILISKDTYKPQPKVVAVGG; translated from the coding sequence GTGCAAAAGGTGCATAAACGTTTACTTGCTGTTTTAGTTGTGTTCGCACTCATCTCAAGTGTACTAGGTTGGGTTTATTGGTATGGGAATCGTCCTGATATCCCCCATGGAGTTTATCTCTACGATTGGCATATTGGAGGAATGTTACCTAGTCAAGTAGAGGAAGAATGGAAGGAGAAAGCAGATCAAATCCTAAATAAAGAAGTGGAGTTAATCCTCCCCGACTCTATCCAGGATCAGGTGGAAAGGTCTTTGCCATTAAAAGAGATTCTAGATCTACGTGAAAAAGAAGTAATGCATGACTTATTAAGCTTTCAGAAAGAAGCAAGTGTCTGGAAGAGAGCCTTGTACAGATGGGAAGCAAGACAGGGGATCGAGTATAGGGTATCGTTTGAGTGGAAGGAAGAGGAGCTCCCCCGAACCTTTAGGAAACGCTGGCCCGAACTATTCGAATCTCAGCCAAAAGAGGCTAAACGAATCATTACACCTGAAGATGAAGTGAAATTTGAAGACGATAAGTCCGTTCAACACCCTGATTTAGTTGCTTTGAGTGAACAAGTGCAAAAGCTGACAGCCGAAGAGATCTGGACACAATCTGCTTACTCCATTACGGTACCTCTTAAAGAAATTCGAGCCCAAGTAACAAAGGAACATTTAGTTGAAGAAGGCATTTCCCGAAAGCTTTCCGAATTTACCACCTCCTACTCCACCCAAACGGATGGTAGAACCCACAATGTGGAGGCTACTGCTGCCGTTCTACACGACACCATTCTCCGCCCAGATGAAATCTTCAGCTATCGTCAAGTGATTCAAGAGACCGAAAAAAAGTTTGGCTATAAACCAGCTCCCGTCATTTTGAATGGCGAAATTACTCAAGGAATCGGTGGCGGTGTATGCCAGATATCGACAACCTTGTACAATGCTGTCCTATTATCTGACTTAAAACTAGTAGAAAGAAGAAATCATTCGTTGCCTGTCAGTTACGTTCCACTTGGCTTGGACGCCACGTATACGGACTGGGGAATCGATTTTCGCTTTCAGAACACGACAGGAAAGCATTTACTGGTCCGAACAGAAGCGAAGAATGGGAAACTGACTGTGAAGTTATTCGGTACGGGGCCTGAGGGAAAAGAAATTAAGATCCAAACGGAAACGGTTCGCGTGATTCCACCAAAAGTAGAGACCAGAAAAGACCCAACGTTAAGTGCAGGCCAAACCAAGGTCATTAGGGAAGGAAAATCCGGCTATCAGGTTCATGTCTATAAACTCGTAAAAGAGGAAGGGAAGCCTGATCAGAAAATCCTTATTTCGAAGGATACGTATAAACCGCAGCCTAAAGTAGTCGCTGTAGGAGGGTAA
- the ftsE gene encoding cell division ATP-binding protein FtsE, translated as MIEMIDVAKTYPNGTEALKEINIKINKSEFVYVVGPSGAGKSTFIKLMYREEKPTQGKIILNGYHVDRMKERQIPKLRRSIGVVFQDYKLLPRLTVYENIAFAMEVVEAPKKQIKNRVMEVLELVKLKNKLRAYPSELSGGEQQRVSIARALVNNPGTMIADEPTGNLDPETSWEIMRIFEEVNLRGTTIVMATHNREIVNTLRKRVVAIEAGRIARDQMRGEYGYED; from the coding sequence ATGATAGAGATGATAGACGTAGCCAAGACGTACCCGAACGGGACAGAGGCTCTAAAAGAGATTAATATAAAAATTAATAAAAGCGAATTTGTTTATGTAGTCGGTCCGAGTGGAGCGGGGAAGTCGACCTTCATTAAGCTGATGTATCGAGAAGAAAAACCAACCCAAGGCAAGATTATTCTTAATGGATACCATGTTGACCGAATGAAAGAACGGCAGATCCCAAAGCTGCGTCGGAGTATAGGCGTTGTATTCCAAGATTACAAGCTGCTCCCTAGACTAACTGTCTATGAAAATATTGCTTTTGCCATGGAAGTAGTAGAAGCCCCGAAAAAGCAAATTAAGAACCGTGTCATGGAAGTGCTAGAGCTCGTGAAATTAAAGAATAAGCTTCGGGCTTATCCTTCGGAGCTGTCGGGAGGAGAGCAGCAACGCGTTTCGATTGCTCGCGCTCTGGTGAATAACCCTGGAACTATGATTGCAGATGAACCAACTGGAAACCTCGACCCGGAAACTTCATGGGAGATTATGCGCATCTTCGAGGAGGTTAACCTGCGAGGAACGACGATCGTGATGGCAACCCATAACCGTGAAATTGTAAACACACTACGCAAGCGGGTGGTAGCGATCGAAGCAGGGAGAATCGCACGCGATCAAATGAGAGGGGAATACGGCTATGAAGATTAG
- the ftsX gene encoding permease-like cell division protein FtsX yields the protein MKIRTVGRHVREGFRNVGRNGWMSFASMSSVAITLFILGVFLLMALNVNHIAETVESQVEMRVILKKETDMDQAEKVRERLQAIPQVETVTFVTKEEGLAKFRESFGESAYLFEGLEKENPLLDEFVVRTKDPRDTAMIAERVKNFPHVEKVNYGKGMIEKLFTITTAMRNIGIAFIVALAFTAMFLIANTIKLTIVARRKEIEIMKLVGATNSFIRWPFFVEGLMMGGLGAIIPTLLLLAGYKYLIDFVKEDLNLYFIDLLPLDPLAWQVGGLLLGIGAFLGIWGSIVSIHRFLKV from the coding sequence ATGAAGATTAGAACGGTTGGCCGCCATGTTCGGGAAGGGTTCCGCAATGTCGGCCGTAATGGATGGATGTCTTTTGCCTCCATGAGTTCCGTAGCGATTACCCTTTTTATACTGGGTGTGTTTTTGTTAATGGCCCTAAACGTGAATCACATTGCTGAGACGGTCGAGAGTCAAGTAGAGATGCGCGTGATCCTGAAGAAGGAAACCGACATGGATCAGGCGGAGAAGGTACGAGAAAGACTTCAAGCCATCCCTCAAGTAGAGACGGTGACCTTCGTAACGAAAGAAGAAGGTCTGGCGAAGTTCCGGGAAAGCTTTGGCGAGAGTGCCTACTTGTTTGAAGGGCTAGAGAAAGAAAACCCACTATTGGATGAATTCGTGGTGAGGACGAAGGATCCGAGAGACACAGCGATGATTGCCGAGCGAGTGAAGAACTTCCCGCACGTAGAAAAGGTGAACTATGGAAAGGGCATGATAGAGAAGCTCTTTACCATCACGACCGCGATGCGAAATATTGGGATTGCGTTTATTGTTGCCTTAGCTTTTACCGCCATGTTTTTGATTGCTAATACGATTAAACTAACGATTGTTGCCAGACGCAAGGAAATTGAAATCATGAAGCTGGTAGGAGCCACGAATTCTTTTATCCGCTGGCCGTTCTTTGTGGAAGGGTTAATGATGGGTGGACTGGGTGCGATTATTCCCACTCTATTACTTTTAGCCGGCTATAAATATTTAATAGATTTTGTGAAAGAAGATTTGAATTTGTACTTTATTGATTTGCTTCCTCTAGATCCGCTCGCTTGGCAGGTGGGTGGGTTGCTCTTAGGAATAGGAGCTTTTCTTGGCATTTGGGGAAGTATCGTTTCGATCCATCGTTTCTTAAAAGTTTAA